The DNA region TTCACGCCGATCTTCAGCGTCTCGTAGGTGTGGCCCAAGCCCGCCACCGCCTTGTCCGGATGGGCGTCATCGGTATAGCCGACCAAAAGGCCGTGCTTGCCCTCGACCGACTCGCTCGAGCCGATGAAGTCGTTGCGCGCAAGCGTCGCTGCGATCACGCCGTTCATCGCGGCGGCGCCGACCTGGTAGCGCTTGTTCCAGGCGCCGTTGACCAGGAATTGCAGCGAGCCCGCGGCCTGGCTGCCGGAGACGCCGAACGCGGAGATGATCTGTTCCTTCGACAGTCCGAACAGTTTTGCCGCCGCCGCGGCGGCGCCATAGGTGCCGGCCGTCGCGGTCGGGTGGAAGCCGCGGGCGTAATGCGAGGTCGGGTCGAGCGCGTTGCCGAGCCGGCAGCACACTTCATAACCGGCAACGATTGCGGTCAGCACGTCGCGGCCGGACGCGCCGACCATCTCGCCGATCGCGAACGCGGCAGGCACCACGGGTGCGCTCGGATGCAGCGAGGAATCGGCGTGGGTGTCGTCGAAGTCGAGCGAATGGCCGAGCGCGCCGTTGAGCAGCGCCGCCACCGCGGGCGTCCAGGTCTTGGTGTCGCCGAACACCGTGGCCTCGCCCTTGCCGTCCAGCGCCAGCGCTTCCAGCATCTTCATCAGCGAGGGCGTCGATTCCGCATCGCGGCGGGCGCGGATGGTGCTGCCCAGGAAATCCAGCGTCAAAACCTTGGCACGCTCCAGCACCTCCGGCGGAATGTCGGAATATTTCAGGTCGGCGACGTAGGCGGCGAGCGTTGCGGTTTCGTGGGCCATCGTGTTTCCTCAATTTTGCGGCGCAGGGTAGGCGGGCGGGTTTGGCCTTTCAAGCCACCTTGCCGCCGCGGGCAGCAGCCATGCTTACGGTCGCTGGACGTCAAGTCATGTAACACGGGCCTTTCCATTGATTGCGGATCAGGGTGCATGAGGACCTTCGCAAAACGCATGTTCGACCAGCTCTGGACCCGCAGGACGCAGTTGGCGCTGGCGGTCCGGATCGCATCCGCCGGCGTGGCCGCCTATACCATCGCGCTCGCGTTGCACCTCATGCTGCCGCTATGGGCGGTGCTGACCTCGCTGATCGTGACCCAGATGAGCGTCGGCCGCTCGCTGAAGGCGACCCGCGACTACATGCTCGGCACCATCGGCGGCGCCATCTATGGCGGCGCGATCGCGGTGCTGATCCCGCATTCCGGCGAGGGCAGCCTGCTGGCGCTGCTGGTGCTGGCGATCGTGCCGCTGGCGTTCATCGCCGCGCTCAATCCCAGCCTGAACTCGGCGACGGTGACGGCGGTGATCGTGCTGCTGCTGCCGACGATGCATCATTCCAATCCGCTGGACTCAGCGATCGACCGCGTCCTCGAGGTCACGGTCGGTGCGCTGACTGGCCTTGTGATCTCGTTCCTGGTGCTGCCGTCGCGCGCGGTCAGCCAGATCAGGGTCAATGCATCGAAGCTGCTGGAACTGCTCTCAGCAGCGTTCGCCGAATTGCTCGCCGGCCTGACCCGCGGGCTCGACAACGACGCACTGCACCGGATCCAGGATGGCATCGGCACCGCGGTGACCAATCTGCACGCGACCGGCCTCGAGGCCGAGCGTGAACGCACCATGCATCTGTCATCCGGGCCGGACACCGGTCCGCTGC from Bradyrhizobium sp. B124 includes:
- a CDS encoding MmgE/PrpD family protein, with protein sequence MAHETATLAAYVADLKYSDIPPEVLERAKVLTLDFLGSTIRARRDAESTPSLMKMLEALALDGKGEATVFGDTKTWTPAVAALLNGALGHSLDFDDTHADSSLHPSAPVVPAAFAIGEMVGASGRDVLTAIVAGYEVCCRLGNALDPTSHYARGFHPTATAGTYGAAAAAAKLFGLSKEQIISAFGVSGSQAAGSLQFLVNGAWNKRYQVGAAAMNGVIAATLARNDFIGSSESVEGKHGLLVGYTDDAHPDKAVAGLGHTYETLKIGVKPYPSCRYTHAAIDALIAMRREHNLTPDQIRKVEIGLHRNGITLTGDAATKRHPTSVVGGQFSMFFTGAIALDQGHFGWDDYDRLGDAAIDALADKFDVVQDDRLEVGRTHPFGARVSITTDDGTHERLYADPSGEPTSFPDAKAMQQKFLTLARPVLDKRADQLADAILTLERFDRVEKATQLGRQ
- a CDS encoding FUSC family protein, which encodes MRTFAKRMFDQLWTRRTQLALAVRIASAGVAAYTIALALHLMLPLWAVLTSLIVTQMSVGRSLKATRDYMLGTIGGAIYGGAIAVLIPHSGEGSLLALLVLAIVPLAFIAALNPSLNSATVTAVIVLLLPTMHHSNPLDSAIDRVLEVTVGALTGLVISFLVLPSRAVSQIRVNASKLLELLSAAFAELLAGLTRGLDNDALHRIQDGIGTAVTNLHATGLEAERERTMHLSSGPDTGPLLRTIQRLRHDVVMIGRACVVPLPADIQARLARPLADVSHAIVTYMVAVATALRAGSGPADMAPVDAALHAYSEEVAAVRSEGLTRGLPVDAMERFFALGFSLDQMRQNLNDLKRCHGNWCTNEDSSEKIVAETSEKSAA